One stretch of Pirellulales bacterium DNA includes these proteins:
- a CDS encoding glycosyltransferase family 2 protein, with product MSQRLLTALPVYNEASHVGPVLAEVRRYSSDILVVNDGSSDGTAELLAAEPGIHVVTHEHNRGYGAALRSAFDFALQNKYDVLVTIDCDGQHQPRLIPSFFEACQGQDMVSGSRYLAQFSGDSQPPADRRKINERLTARLNELLGLQLTDAFCGFKAYRVPALAELKLTETGYAMPLELWVQAAHVGFRIRELAVPLLYLDLSRSFGGALDDADTRFAHYNDVLARAMSKLEPRPKTPHARTMCGDRAG from the coding sequence ATGTCGCAACGACTGCTTACGGCCTTGCCCGTGTATAACGAAGCGAGCCACGTCGGCCCCGTCCTGGCGGAAGTGCGCCGCTACAGTAGCGACATCCTGGTCGTCAATGATGGATCGAGCGACGGCACTGCCGAACTATTGGCGGCCGAACCCGGCATTCATGTCGTCACCCACGAGCACAATCGGGGTTATGGAGCGGCACTTCGTTCGGCGTTCGATTTCGCCTTGCAAAACAAATACGACGTGCTGGTCACGATCGATTGCGACGGTCAGCACCAGCCGCGCTTGATTCCGAGTTTCTTCGAAGCGTGCCAGGGCCAGGACATGGTGTCGGGCAGCCGGTATCTGGCCCAGTTCAGCGGAGACAGCCAGCCCCCGGCGGATCGCCGCAAAATCAACGAGCGGCTCACCGCGCGCCTGAACGAACTGCTGGGCCTGCAATTGACCGACGCGTTTTGCGGTTTCAAGGCCTATCGCGTGCCGGCGCTCGCAGAGCTGAAGCTGACCGAGACCGGCTATGCCATGCCGCTCGAGCTGTGGGTGCAGGCCGCGCACGTGGGTTTTCGCATTCGCGAATTGGCGGTGCCGCTGTTATACCTCGACCTGTCCCGTTCGTTCGGCGGAGCCCTGGACGACGCCGACACGCGCTTCGCCCACTACAACGACGTGCTGGCCAGAGCGATGTCCAAACTAGAGCCGCGGCCCAAGACGCCCCACGCGCGTACCATGTGCGGAGACAGGGCCGGATGA